The region TATTGCTTAAATTTAAATATgttaaatcaaatattaaatataatcaGTGTTGGGCCTAGAAATGCATATTTTCCCCATGTTAACGGGCCCCACAGGGGCCCGCCCCTAATGGGGCAGGGAATCCCTGTCTAAATAGGGAACGAGGCAGAGACAGGGATAATTTTCAATCTCCGAATGTTAAATAGCGGGGACGGGTATAACACTCCCTGCCCCGACGGGccccgtttaaatttttatatatttttatatgtattttatatatttctttatgtgtttttgtagtatagtaataacttttttaatattttaaaatttatttaggataatgtttaatattttaaataataaatattgtacaacattttaatttacatataatttatgatttttattttaaaattttaatttaatattttttttaaataagttgGTTTCCTGTAGGAATTCCCCGCCCCAATAGGAGTTCTTTGTCGTATCCCCGACGGAGAATTAGCAGGGGATGGGACGGGGACGGGGGAGCACTCCCCGACAATTCCCCGCCCCATGTGTATTACTAGTTGGGCCTTGTCATATAGCAACATTTTACACACAATGCTTAatgtaaattaaatttaaatatattagaACCTGATATATTAGTGTCGGGAATTGTCATATAGCAACACTTTATACACATTGCTAAATGTAATTTTGTGTAACCTAATCCACTGGAATATGGATTGCATGGTCTTCTTGGACACGTAGTTAACTATATATGCATACTATTTATTGTCGCTTACTTCATCCAATATAGGCGCTGTTTTGTAGTAATATTTGCTGCGGTTCAGTTCTGCAAACGACGTGTCGTTTGTTACTTAATTAGCTAACAAATCCTCTCTATTGCAGTATTGTACAATTTTAATACTAATAGCTTTAACAATAATATTGCAGTGTCATGATTTCGGGTATTGCTGCAAGAATTTGTTCCAACCACACgtatgtacttttatttaaatcctAATAGCGACATGTCGTTTCATATTTTATGTGTACTATACCGTTGTATGAAAAATTTAATATGTATTTATATAAGTAGATAAATCAACTAAATATCTACTTCGTTTCTAACTATTAGCTGCTCTCGGCGAAGGATATACTTTTGTAAAATCTGGTTGTAGTCAAAGCGttgaaaacgacatgtcgttcgcACTCTACAAGTTTATCTTGTCCATAATTTTGATTTTGACACACAAAAAAAGAGAACTTCACAAATTTGACAGAAGTCCCATAAACAGTATTTGACTTGTACACATCATAAACAAAAAACTCATATCTTCTCAAGATATTTACTATATAAATATGTACATAACATTATAAGCCACTTCTCACATACTCCCCTAAATAAGCAAAGCACGAACAATCTATGTTATTAAGCTGGAAATTAGTCAGCCTTATCCTCTTGAGGAGCTTGGAGAAAGTTCTGAGCTCCAATGAAATCCAAGATCTTCTTGCTTGTAGCTTGTGAGGCCTCAGTTCCTGGTTTGGTAAGATAGAACAATCTAAAACCCCACTCAAGAATCTCAGGACAAAACACTTTCCATGCATAAGTGACCTTAAACCAAGACGGTTCAGTCAAGTATCTCTGGCCCCTTAAAGCACTCTTCACTATTGCTTTGGCACAATCTTGACAAGTCTCAACTGGAATAGCACTTACTTGAACCTAGAAATAAACCCCAAATCATTAAATAAGTAATGCCCAGAAAAGAATTTCATCATATCTGTGAATGAagtgagagaaaaagaaaggtgcTTACATCCCTCAAATCAGGATCAACGACCATTTTGCCTTCACTGTCCAGGAATTTGCCTTGTGTGAGTTCAGACTCTATGAAACCAGGAGTGACAATGGTTATGTTGATGTCTGGTCCCAGCTCAACTCTTAGTGTCTCGAACAACGCAAACAATGCAGCTTTGCTTGCCTAATTTAATACCAAATAAGATCAAGTAAGAAGAACTGAAATGGGAGAAGTACCAAGTCataatttatagttatatatctATACATTGTATATACTCATTCTTGGCAATGGTAACCAGGAAGCAGAGGAAGAAAGCACTACGATCTTCCCTCTGCTGTGTTTAAGGTATGGAATTGAAAAACGAGTCGTATAAGCTGAACCCCAGAAATTTGTGTCCTGCAAACGACAATAAAATAATACCTCTTAAAACATTGATACAACTTTGTGTAATCTTTAGCTAATTACTTCAAGAAAGCCACTTATAAGTACCATTAGACCTCTGAAAGCAGTGATATCAGTTATATCTTCTAACAAGGAGACTGAACTGATCCCAGCATTGTTCACAAGATGGTCCACTGCATCACAAACCCTTTTATTAAAACTTGTTCCgagtatttttttaaatcatactAAATTGTGGTAATGTTATATATATTTGAACAAAGCATAAAACATCATATAAATGCATCACATACATCTACCAAAGTGATCCATAGTCTCATCAACAAGTCTTTTAGAGTCCTCAACTTTAGAAACATCAGCAATAATCATAAGCACATCAGGAGAACCAATCTCTCGAGCCTGCTCAACAACCTCCCGGAGCCGGTCTTCTCTCCGGGCCACAATAGCCAAGCATGCCCCTTTACTCGCATACTCATAAGCTAAATGCTGAAAATTTATAAAAACAACATAATACTTTAAAACCGGGAAGCCATGTTCACTTGATCTATAATCCTATACGATTATACATACataattagagagagagagagagagagagagagagagtttaccTCACCAATCCCTGAAGAAGCCCCGGTAATAAGAACCACTTTTCCAGCAATATTCTCACTGAAAATGGTGTTGAAAATAGACTGAAAGAACTTGAAGAACACAAATGGTGGATAGAAAAAGAGGAGGGAGAAGAAGGTGATTGTAGGAGCTGTCAAGTTCAAAAGCTTGTGAACAAGTTGAACCATGGCTAAAGCTTTTTCCTTTAGTGTTCTTTAATCGTGAAATGTGCACTGAAAGTTGAGAATGGTGTTGTTATATATAAAACACGCAAAGGTAAAGACGTAAAgtactagaagaagaagaaggtggtggAGGCATTGCATGGGAAGGAGATGACACGTTGTGGAGGAGTAATTAAGGTTCTTGTCTTGACCGGGCCATCGGTGATGTTATTTTTTGTCCCATTATTACTGAAGATAATCACTTCGAGTGTCTTCCTTTTATACCTTGATGATCATTTCTTAGTTTTATCCGCTTTCAAAACGGTGGATAAGACTTGATGTattaggaagaaaaaaaaacaagagaatAATGAATACACTACAGAAAAAATAACCGAGATATCTCCCACGCCTACTTTGCTTTCTGTTTTTTGTCTCAACTACTCCCTAGTCTCTCTTTATAAGCTTAATGGTGCAAGCATTCAAATATGTTGAGTTGGCCGTGCCCAAGTAGCCCAATAGAAAAATGGCGCAAGATGAGTACCTTTAAATCTAAAAATAGTTTGAAAAATTTACACAGGAGGGACTAGAATAAATGGACagttttttttctattttttttaatcaatgaaAATCATATTTCGAAAAACGAAACAAATCCAAATATAACACAGTTTATTTAgactataaaaaaattaatttctaatCTTAATATAACTCTTAAATTTACTGCCAAAGACCTATGATGCTATTTTCATAACTCGgttaaattatggtatttctgaATATTATAACAGCATAAATATTAAGTTACCAAGTTGGTCAGTATCTATTATTATTTCAGCTACTTTTCCACAATCAATTAATTCACTGAAACTATTAGTGATTCATATTATATTTGATTCAATTATTGGTAATTATCTTGGTTAATCATCACCATCATTGACAAATCAAAGaagattaaattaataattgttaGTAACTATTTGTAACTAGTAACGAACAAATGGGCAACAGCTTGTCACAATAGAATATAAATAAGTTC is a window of Humulus lupulus chromosome 4, drHumLupu1.1, whole genome shotgun sequence DNA encoding:
- the LOC133828840 gene encoding 11-beta-hydroxysteroid dehydrogenase A-like; the encoded protein is MVQLVHKLLNLTAPTITFFSLLFFYPPFVFFKFFQSIFNTIFSENIAGKVVLITGASSGIGEHLAYEYASKGACLAIVARREDRLREVVEQAREIGSPDVLMIIADVSKVEDSKRLVDETMDHFGRLDHLVNNAGISSVSLLEDITDITAFRGLMDTNFWGSAYTTRFSIPYLKHSRGKIVVLSSSASWLPLPRMSIYNASKAALFALFETLRVELGPDINITIVTPGFIESELTQGKFLDSEGKMVVDPDLRDVQVSAIPVETCQDCAKAIVKSALRGQRYLTEPSWFKVTYAWKVFCPEILEWGFRLFYLTKPGTEASQATSKKILDFIGAQNFLQAPQEDKAD